A window of Vicinamibacteria bacterium genomic DNA:
CGGCCACACCGACGACGTCGGAACGGCCGAGTACAACCAGAAACTATCGGAGAGACGTGCGAACGCCGTACACGACTATTTGGTGAAGGCGGGCGTCCCCGCGGAGATCATGACGGTACACGGCTGGGGGAAAACCAAGCCGCTGGTCGAGGGAAAGTCCGAGGCCGCCCGCGGGAAGAATCGGCGCGTGGAGCTCGGCATCGTGAACTCGAGAGTCAATTACCGCGACCGCGTTACCGAAAAACGCTGATTTCCCGTGCCCCGTCATCTGCCGGCGGACAGGCGATTCAGGTCCGCCGCCAGGTCGGATACACGAGCGTAGCGTTCGACTGGCTTCTTCTTGAGGCACCGCAGCACGATTTCTTCCATCGCCACCGGCAGACTCGGATTCGCGGCTCGCGGAGGCGGAGGCTCTTCCCGAACGTGTTTCATCGCCACGGCGAATGGTGTTCCCGAAAAGGGGACATCGCCGGTGAACATCTCGAAGAGCACGACCCCCAAAGAGTAGATGTCGCTTCGAGGGTCCAGCCCTCCCTGCCCCTGAGCTTGCTCCGGTGACATGTAGTCGGGCGTACCCATGATCAGTCCCGTCTGGGTCGTGCTCGAACGTTCGGGATCGCGGACGATACCAAAGTCCATGATCTTGACGTCGCCTTGAGGGGTGAGCATGATGTTCTGAGGTTTGACGTCTCGATGGACCACGCCCTGCTCGTGCGCCGCGCGCAGCCCGGCGCAAGCTTGCTTCGCGATTTGAAGACCAACACCGAGGGGCAGCGCCCCCTTCGTCCTGATGAGCTGTTTGAGCGTCATTCCCTGGACGAACTCCATACTGATGAACTTGATGCCATCGGCGTCCCCGAAATCGAACGTCCGAACCACGTTGCGGTGGGTGATGCGGCGCGCGACCCGGATCTCGGTCTTGAAACGCTCGACCATTGTGGGGTCCATCGTGGCGATCTCCGGCCGGAGCACTTTCAGCGCAACCGGCTCGTCTAGATCGCGGTCGAGCGCTTGAAAGACCATGCCCATGCCTCCGCTGCCCAGGACCCGCCGGATCTCATAGCGGCGGGCTATCACCTTTCCCGGCTCGAGCGACGAAAGCGACAACGTGGTCGTTTCCGGCTGGGCGTCGGCCACCGCAATCGTGGGCGCATCGGCTGCTTGCCCCGTCTCTCCCCGAGCTTTCGACACCTGATGCTGTCGAATCGTACCGGTCCGAAGACTGTAGACCGCGACGGTCGCGTTTCTCCCCTGGAGCTTCAACGGGGGCAGGGCCTCCGCCGACGCCCGGTTCTGCACTTGGGCGTAGGCCTCCTCGGAAAGGAGCACGTCCCCGGGGAGGGCTTCGTCGGCGAGACGACCCGCTATGTGGATCGCCTGTCCCAACAGCGTGTAGTCGAGCCGAT
This region includes:
- a CDS encoding protein kinase; amino-acid sequence: ETFHAVFAPLLTAGGDNVGLFVALRSRDRELLAFRSFQRSVLVIGALGIALAVLAGHFLAGSVVRPLRRLVNVTDRIREGDYSSEVDVRSGDEVGVLASAFRALLGELREKQVMEKFISRSAAEMIQRTDATPAGRGEVRPVTVMFSDLKAVSGVGDEDLDPGELLKRVNQALGKQAEIVERYGGQVDKFVGDRMMAVFRGDDRVWPAIRCAMRIQNLLESEGDGKALVPGIGMSAGEAIFGAVGSANRLDYTLLGQAIHIAGRLADEALPGDVLLSEEAYAQVQNRASAEALPPLKLQGRNATVAVYSLRTGTIRQHQVSKARGETGQAADAPTIAVADAQPETTTLSLSSLEPGKVIARRYEIRRVLGSGGMGMVFQALDRDLDEPVALKVLRPEIATMDPTMVERFKTEIRVARRITHRNVVRTFDFGDADGIKFISMEFVQGMTLKQLIRTKGALPLGVGLQIAKQACAGLRAAHEQGVVHRDVKPQNIMLTPQGDVKIMDFGIVRDPERSSTTQTGLIMGTPDYMSPEQAQGQGGLDPRSDIYSLGVVLFEMFTGDVPFSGTPFAVAMKHVREEPPPPRAANPSLPVAMEEIVLRCLKKKPVERYARVSDLAADLNRLSAGR